From Nerophis lumbriciformis linkage group LG11, RoL_Nlum_v2.1, whole genome shotgun sequence, one genomic window encodes:
- the LOC133610215 gene encoding heterogeneous nuclear ribonucleoprotein D0-like isoform X2, with product MSDDFSEDMSIMRMEEDGEAYSDDPMTATGASDGGLNAGGEAEGSRIDASKNEEDEGKVFVGGLSWDTTKKDLKDYFSKFGEVIDCTLKLDPMTGRSRGFGFVLFKDVGSVDKVTSLKEHKLNGKVIDPKKAKAMKGKEPVKKIFVGGLSPDTPEEKVREYFSTFGEVESVELPMESKTNKRRGFCFITFKDEEAVKNIMEKKYHNIGLSKCEVKEAMSKEQYQQQQYWGGRGGYAPRSRGRGGGPGQQWNQGYGNYWNQGYGNYGYGNQGYGGYGDYDYSGYGNYYGYGDDSI from the exons ATGTCGGACGACTTCAGCGAAGACATGAGCATCATGAGGATGGAGGAGGACGGCGAGGCGTACAGCGACGACCCCATGACGGCGACAGGGGCGAGCGACGGCGGCCTGAATGCCGGCGGAGAGGCCGAGGGGTCTCGGATCGACGCCAGTAAGAATGAGGAAGATGAAGG GAAGGTGTTTGTCGGAGGCCTGAGCTGGGACACGACAAAGAAGGACCTGAAAGATTACTTCTCCAAGTTCGGGGAGGTCATAGACTGCACTCTGAAACTGGACCCCATGACGGGTCGATCCAGGGGCTTCGGCTTTGTGCTCTTCAAGGACGTCGGAAGCGTCGACAAG GTCACGTCTCTAAAGGAACACAAGCTCAACGGAAAGGTCATCGACCCCAAAAAGGCCAAGGCCATGAAGGGCAAAGAGCCGGTCAAGAAgatttttgtgggcggtctctcCCCGGACACCCCCGAGGAGAAAGTCCGAGAGTACTTTTCTACCTTTGGAGAG GTGGAATCCGTGGAGCTCCCCATGGAGAGCAAGACCAACAAAAGGCGGGGCTTCTGCTTCATCACGTTCAAGGACGAGGAGGCAGTGAAGAACATCATGGAGAAGAAGTACCACAACATCGGCCTGAGCAAG TGTGAAGTGAAGGAGGCCATGTCCAAGGAGCAGTACCAGCAGCAGCAGTACTGGGGAGGAAGAGGAGGGTACGCCCCTCGGTCTCGAGGAAGAGGCGGCG GTCCCGGCCAACAATGGAACCAGGGCTACGGCAACTACTGGAATCAAGGCTATGGCAACTATGGCTACGGTAACCAAGGATACGGAGGGTATGGCGACTACGATTACTCGGGATACGGCAACTACTACGGATACGGCGACGACAGCA TATAA
- the LOC133610216 gene encoding vesicle-associated membrane protein 8, with protein sequence MDNPNFQPSGSAPKLDQVQGQVNEVKVILRDNIDKVLERGDRLDDLIGKTDDLQASADSFQRTSTQVARKYWWKNIKMMIIIGVVVLVVLILIILFATNVI encoded by the exons GACAACCCAAACTTCCAGCCGTCCGGCTCGGCTCCCAAGCTGGACCAGGTGCAGGGTCAGGTGAACGAGGTGAAGGTGATCCTGAGAGACAACATCGACAAAGTGCTGGAAAGAGGCGACCGACTGGACGACCTGATCGGCAAGACGGACGACCTGCAGGCCTCG GCCGACTCCTTCCAAAGGACCTCCACGCAGGTGGCCAGGAAGTACTGGTGGAAGAACATCAAAATGATGATCATAATCGGCGTGGTCGTGCTGGTCGTCCTCATCCTCATCATCCTCTTTGCTACCAATGTTATTTAA
- the LOC133610215 gene encoding heterogeneous nuclear ribonucleoprotein D0-like isoform X1 encodes MSDDFSEDMSIMRMEEDGEAYSDDPMTATGASDGGLNAGGEAEGSRIDASKNEEDEGKVFVGGLSWDTTKKDLKDYFSKFGEVIDCTLKLDPMTGRSRGFGFVLFKDVGSVDKVTSLKEHKLNGKVIDPKKAKAMKGKEPVKKIFVGGLSPDTPEEKVREYFSTFGEVESVELPMESKTNKRRGFCFITFKDEEAVKNIMEKKYHNIGLSKCEVKEAMSKEQYQQQQYWGGRGGYAPRSRGRGGGPGQQWNQGYGNYWNQGYGNYGYGNQGYGGYGDYDYSGYGNYYGYGDDSTPPLGYGKSPRRPVHSNSYRPY; translated from the exons ATGTCGGACGACTTCAGCGAAGACATGAGCATCATGAGGATGGAGGAGGACGGCGAGGCGTACAGCGACGACCCCATGACGGCGACAGGGGCGAGCGACGGCGGCCTGAATGCCGGCGGAGAGGCCGAGGGGTCTCGGATCGACGCCAGTAAGAATGAGGAAGATGAAGG GAAGGTGTTTGTCGGAGGCCTGAGCTGGGACACGACAAAGAAGGACCTGAAAGATTACTTCTCCAAGTTCGGGGAGGTCATAGACTGCACTCTGAAACTGGACCCCATGACGGGTCGATCCAGGGGCTTCGGCTTTGTGCTCTTCAAGGACGTCGGAAGCGTCGACAAG GTCACGTCTCTAAAGGAACACAAGCTCAACGGAAAGGTCATCGACCCCAAAAAGGCCAAGGCCATGAAGGGCAAAGAGCCGGTCAAGAAgatttttgtgggcggtctctcCCCGGACACCCCCGAGGAGAAAGTCCGAGAGTACTTTTCTACCTTTGGAGAG GTGGAATCCGTGGAGCTCCCCATGGAGAGCAAGACCAACAAAAGGCGGGGCTTCTGCTTCATCACGTTCAAGGACGAGGAGGCAGTGAAGAACATCATGGAGAAGAAGTACCACAACATCGGCCTGAGCAAG TGTGAAGTGAAGGAGGCCATGTCCAAGGAGCAGTACCAGCAGCAGCAGTACTGGGGAGGAAGAGGAGGGTACGCCCCTCGGTCTCGAGGAAGAGGCGGCG GTCCCGGCCAACAATGGAACCAGGGCTACGGCAACTACTGGAATCAAGGCTATGGCAACTATGGCTACGGTAACCAAGGATACGGAGGGTATGGCGACTACGATTACTCGGGATACGGCAACTACTACGGATACGGCGACGACAGCA CCCCGCCCCTTGGCTACGGCAAGTCGCCACGGCGCCCTGTTCACAGCAACAGCTACCGGCCGTACTAG